The Opitutaceae bacterium genome has a window encoding:
- a CDS encoding alpha-galactosidase — protein MPLESCFAALADGRLRIGNALIEREWRISPDGLLRSLSLVDRASGTSWLVADREGAPILPEVRLSDERRAVKLEVVRGRRFPTESESLVATLTAKGDRVTLTTVFQVFPDLAGISVQLTCNGGEIGRPSGSSDANSPPSGIEAVPETAAAPNEVDILDSLALAPRHLRLTAVTLRDQTDQHDELVHEEELLLHPNKNRRDFNGILFAVEDTLTANGLVLVKEAPLPHACPVVAGPSLEVRGHTCTIRGHGTGGDGLPGYRLTILAYSGGPNGRTMALHRWQRNLRQYRPGRDGLVLTNTWGDRSQDGRVNESFLMQEIEACAGLGADVVQIDDGWQKGKTANSLQAGGVWQGFWARDETFWDVHPERFPNGLAPLIERTRTLGLKFGLWFAPDSALDFENWRRDADCVLNLHRSLGVTYFKIDGVKAVSKAGERNLRRFFDRVLEATDAEVVFDLDVTAEIRPGYFGMINVGPLFVENRYTDWFNYWPHRTLRNFWQLTRWIDPVRLRMEFLNNARNAERYHGDPLAPAAWSPAGLLATVFLASPLGWFEVSGLAPSYVKAVSGLLRIRTTHRDALLTGMVIPIGSVPDGVSWTGFLSMDPQQSRGYALVFRELAGSSEWTIPISGLFGPNRLELEILAGEGTASADGREIRFSIPGSLGFLLVQVDAGQ, from the coding sequence ATGCCTCTGGAATCCTGCTTTGCTGCACTGGCCGACGGAAGACTGCGTATCGGCAATGCCCTGATCGAACGCGAGTGGAGAATATCCCCCGACGGACTCCTGCGTTCGCTGAGCCTGGTCGATCGGGCGTCCGGGACCTCGTGGTTGGTGGCGGACCGTGAGGGGGCGCCCATCCTGCCCGAGGTCCGCCTCTCGGACGAGAGGCGCGCCGTGAAGCTCGAGGTTGTTCGCGGTCGAAGATTTCCGACCGAGAGCGAGTCGCTTGTCGCGACCCTGACGGCGAAAGGTGACCGGGTCACCTTGACGACGGTCTTTCAGGTCTTCCCGGATCTGGCAGGCATCAGTGTGCAACTCACCTGCAACGGTGGTGAGATCGGCCGTCCGTCGGGCTCATCGGATGCGAACAGTCCGCCAAGCGGGATCGAGGCCGTACCCGAGACCGCAGCCGCTCCGAACGAAGTTGATATTCTCGACAGCCTGGCATTGGCGCCCCGGCACCTGCGGCTCACCGCCGTGACCCTTCGCGACCAGACCGACCAGCACGACGAATTGGTTCACGAAGAGGAGCTCCTGCTGCACCCGAACAAGAATCGACGCGACTTCAACGGGATCCTCTTCGCGGTAGAAGACACGTTGACCGCAAACGGGCTTGTTCTGGTCAAGGAGGCCCCGTTGCCCCATGCCTGTCCGGTGGTGGCCGGTCCTTCGCTTGAGGTGCGCGGCCACACCTGCACGATCCGGGGTCACGGCACGGGAGGAGACGGATTACCGGGCTACCGGTTGACGATTCTGGCTTATTCCGGAGGACCCAATGGTCGGACGATGGCTCTGCACCGATGGCAGCGGAATCTGCGCCAATACCGCCCGGGACGTGATGGACTGGTCCTGACCAACACCTGGGGCGATCGATCGCAGGATGGACGGGTCAACGAATCGTTCCTGATGCAGGAGATTGAAGCGTGTGCCGGGCTCGGAGCCGACGTCGTCCAGATTGATGACGGCTGGCAGAAGGGGAAGACCGCGAATTCCCTCCAGGCCGGCGGGGTCTGGCAGGGGTTCTGGGCTCGGGACGAGACCTTCTGGGATGTCCACCCGGAACGGTTCCCGAACGGACTCGCTCCGTTGATCGAACGCACACGGACGCTCGGCTTGAAGTTCGGGTTGTGGTTTGCGCCGGACTCGGCTCTGGATTTCGAAAACTGGCGCCGGGACGCGGACTGCGTCCTCAACCTCCATCGGTCATTGGGGGTGACCTATTTCAAGATCGATGGAGTCAAGGCCGTCAGCAAAGCCGGTGAACGCAACCTGCGGCGGTTTTTCGATCGGGTGCTGGAGGCGACGGACGCGGAGGTCGTGTTTGATCTCGATGTGACGGCGGAGATCCGCCCCGGCTACTTCGGGATGATCAACGTGGGCCCGCTCTTTGTGGAGAACCGCTACACCGATTGGTTCAACTACTGGCCGCACCGTACTCTCCGCAATTTCTGGCAACTCACGCGATGGATTGATCCGGTTCGTCTGCGGATGGAGTTTCTCAACAATGCGCGGAATGCCGAGCGCTACCACGGTGATCCGCTTGCGCCCGCGGCCTGGTCGCCAGCCGGTCTGCTGGCCACGGTTTTCCTGGCCAGCCCTCTCGGCTGGTTCGAGGTCAGCGGATTGGCGCCATCCTATGTCAAGGCGGTTTCCGGACTGTTGAGAATCCGCACGACCCACCGGGATGCTCTCCTGACAGGAATGGTCATCCCGATCGGTTCGGTCCCCGATGGGGTCAGCTGGACCGGCTTCCTCTCGATGGATCCCCAGCAAAGCCGGGGCTATGCGCTTGTTTTCAGGGAACTCGCCGGGTCCTCGGAGTGGACGATCCCGATCAGCGGGCTGTTCGGCCCGAATCGGCTGGAGTTGGAGATTCTGGCCGGAGAGGGGACGGCTTCGGCTGACGGGAGAGAAATCAGGTTCTCGATTCCCGGTTCCCTGGGCTTTCTCCTGGTTCAGGTGGATGCCGGTCAATGA
- a CDS encoding S8 family serine peptidase encodes MALKYARMIAVSLLPFALLANPAAAARSVSDLRLDTPVTTDRAPRSVATSPASGEIEIVIQLQGPSIAEAHEKDAKKNGRMLSKKAQRDIARALESEQSGVMASVAQLGGREVARLTKVLNAVIVSVDASKVAQLSDLPGVISVRPVGEYEMDLTDTVPYIGAAMAQAEGIDGTGVTVAVLDSGIDYTHKNLGGPGTFPDYLAAWGTGIGDPLQTTTDGLFPTDKVIGGYDFVGELWPTYGPRSEDPDPIDYEGHGTHVADIIAGQSLDGTHVGVAPGARLFAIKVCSAVSSSCNGEALLLGMEYALDPNGDGDISDAVDVINLSLGSSYGQIEDDLSLAASNAVRLGVVVVASAGNSADRPYIVGSPSSTPEVISVAQTQVPSAEAIPLKVNSPAPATYGNTATIDWAPIVGSISADLLYPDTNRLAGAEFPAGTFDGKIAVIDRGSVSISFKVYWAQKAGALAVILVNNAPGAAPSFSFGGLPEDPPAFTDLVPTLVVGQEVGNVLKSQLAAGAVNATIEDVGGIPLAGSMVASSSRGPSVSFNAIKPDIGAPGASISAVVGTGDGVEAFGGTSGAAPMVSGAAALLLEAYPKASVGEIKARLMNNGNTEVYTNPATQPGDLAPITRIGGGEVQVDQAIAAMTAAWAEDDSQGHRGWGWWNFGSWDDRREARHEDRKAKAYAVSLSFGFQTVPWKQIINQTVRVTNYANRDRTYTINPTFRYADDAASGAVKILTPRTIRVKKNSSATFKVLLYIDGSKLPFYVLNGGPLGGTGASLQVNEFDGYLVIADRDDSVNLPWQVLPHKAADVKLEGRSVNLRKGKGDFRLRNWSPVLDGEVEVFDLLGSSPKIKKQFLPGPGDNLAVIDLKSVGAAFFGFDGGGYPVGGIAISAYGRRAHPNYPAGFEIQFFIDDDDEPDYIVYNAELGGAFAADGRNAVYQGSIATGYTAYFLSDAQLNSGNIILPFYLDELPNWSYEDGATVRMAVLAYDNYFTGIVSDVIEVGQYTFGLPKYDGGGLLTVPAWSGSKFPVTAVPGGAEASPSQTGLLLMYRDGANRESEEVLIK; translated from the coding sequence ATGGCTTTAAAGTATGCTCGGATGATTGCCGTCTCGCTGTTGCCCTTCGCTCTATTGGCGAATCCGGCAGCGGCCGCCCGATCCGTTTCGGATCTTCGCCTCGACACACCGGTCACCACAGACCGGGCTCCCCGCTCCGTCGCCACCAGCCCGGCTTCCGGCGAAATTGAGATCGTCATCCAGCTGCAAGGCCCGTCCATTGCCGAAGCGCACGAAAAGGACGCCAAGAAGAACGGCAGGATGCTCTCGAAGAAGGCGCAGAGAGACATTGCTCGGGCTCTTGAGTCCGAGCAGTCCGGGGTGATGGCCTCGGTCGCCCAATTGGGTGGACGGGAAGTGGCCCGCCTGACCAAGGTGCTCAACGCGGTCATCGTCAGCGTCGACGCCTCCAAGGTGGCCCAACTGTCGGATCTGCCCGGGGTGATCTCCGTCCGTCCGGTCGGCGAGTACGAGATGGATCTCACGGACACGGTTCCCTATATCGGAGCGGCGATGGCCCAGGCCGAGGGAATTGATGGCACGGGAGTGACCGTGGCGGTGCTCGATTCCGGTATCGACTACACCCATAAGAATCTTGGTGGGCCAGGGACTTTCCCGGACTACCTGGCGGCTTGGGGTACTGGAATCGGAGATCCTCTTCAGACCACCACGGACGGGCTCTTCCCCACTGATAAGGTGATCGGGGGCTACGATTTTGTCGGGGAACTCTGGCCGACCTATGGTCCCCGATCCGAGGATCCGGATCCGATCGACTACGAGGGACACGGCACCCATGTGGCCGACATCATCGCCGGCCAGAGCCTGGATGGGACGCACGTCGGCGTGGCCCCCGGGGCCAGGCTCTTCGCGATCAAGGTCTGCTCGGCCGTTTCTTCCTCCTGTAACGGAGAGGCCCTCCTTCTCGGCATGGAGTATGCCCTGGACCCGAACGGCGATGGGGATATCTCCGACGCGGTTGACGTGATCAATCTCTCCCTCGGTTCTTCCTATGGACAGATCGAGGACGACCTCAGCCTGGCCGCGAGCAATGCCGTCCGCCTCGGCGTCGTCGTGGTGGCCTCGGCCGGTAACAGTGCCGACCGTCCCTATATCGTGGGCTCGCCCTCATCGACACCCGAAGTGATCAGCGTGGCTCAGACCCAGGTTCCGAGCGCTGAGGCGATCCCCCTCAAGGTGAACAGCCCGGCTCCAGCGACTTATGGGAACACCGCTACCATCGACTGGGCCCCGATCGTCGGTAGCATTTCGGCCGATCTTCTCTACCCCGACACCAATCGTCTCGCTGGTGCGGAATTCCCCGCCGGGACCTTTGATGGGAAGATCGCTGTCATCGACCGCGGTAGTGTCTCCATTTCGTTCAAGGTCTACTGGGCTCAAAAGGCCGGTGCCCTTGCGGTCATTCTGGTCAATAATGCTCCGGGCGCCGCCCCGAGTTTCAGCTTCGGAGGATTGCCTGAAGATCCCCCGGCCTTCACCGACCTGGTCCCGACCCTGGTCGTCGGTCAGGAAGTCGGCAATGTGCTCAAGTCCCAGCTTGCTGCCGGCGCTGTCAATGCCACCATTGAGGATGTCGGTGGCATCCCGCTCGCGGGCAGCATGGTGGCCTCGTCCAGTCGGGGTCCCAGTGTCAGCTTCAACGCGATCAAGCCGGACATCGGCGCTCCCGGTGCGTCCATCTCCGCTGTGGTGGGAACAGGCGACGGAGTCGAAGCCTTTGGTGGTACCTCCGGGGCTGCCCCGATGGTTTCGGGGGCGGCGGCTTTGCTGCTCGAAGCCTATCCAAAGGCTTCGGTCGGCGAGATCAAAGCCCGCCTGATGAACAATGGGAATACTGAGGTCTATACCAACCCGGCCACCCAGCCGGGTGATCTGGCCCCGATCACCCGGATCGGTGGTGGCGAAGTCCAGGTGGACCAGGCGATCGCCGCGATGACGGCGGCCTGGGCCGAGGACGATTCCCAAGGACACCGCGGCTGGGGATGGTGGAATTTCGGTTCATGGGATGACCGGAGGGAGGCCAGACACGAGGATCGGAAGGCCAAGGCCTACGCGGTCAGCCTGTCTTTCGGATTCCAGACGGTCCCGTGGAAACAGATTATCAATCAGACGGTCCGGGTAACCAATTATGCCAACCGGGATCGCACCTACACCATCAATCCGACTTTCCGCTACGCCGATGATGCCGCCAGCGGAGCGGTCAAGATACTCACTCCGAGAACGATCCGGGTGAAGAAGAACTCCAGTGCCACCTTCAAGGTGCTCCTCTATATCGATGGTTCCAAGCTGCCGTTTTACGTCCTCAACGGGGGCCCGCTGGGCGGGACCGGGGCCAGTCTTCAGGTCAATGAGTTCGACGGATACCTGGTGATCGCCGATCGCGACGACTCGGTGAACCTGCCCTGGCAGGTGCTGCCTCACAAGGCCGCGGATGTCAAACTGGAGGGACGGTCGGTCAATCTCAGGAAGGGCAAGGGCGACTTCAGGCTCCGCAACTGGAGCCCGGTTCTGGATGGCGAGGTTGAGGTTTTCGATCTGCTCGGAAGCAGTCCGAAAATCAAGAAGCAGTTTCTTCCCGGCCCGGGTGACAACCTGGCGGTGATTGACCTCAAGAGTGTCGGTGCGGCCTTTTTCGGCTTCGATGGCGGTGGCTACCCGGTCGGTGGCATCGCGATCAGCGCCTACGGACGACGGGCGCATCCCAACTACCCGGCGGGTTTCGAGATCCAGTTCTTCATCGATGATGACGACGAGCCAGACTACATCGTCTACAATGCTGAGTTGGGCGGTGCGTTTGCTGCGGATGGACGCAATGCGGTCTATCAGGGATCGATTGCGACTGGGTATACCGCCTACTTCCTGAGTGACGCCCAGCTGAATTCGGGGAACATCATCCTCCCATTTTACCTGGATGAACTCCCCAACTGGAGCTACGAAGACGGAGCGACCGTTCGGATGGCGGTTCTGGCCTATGACAATTACTTCACCGGCATTGTCAGTGATGTGATTGAGGTGGGTCAGTACACCTTCGGGCTGCCGAAGTATGACGGCGGCGGCCTTCTCACCGTTCCGGCCTGGAGCGGTTCAAAATTCCCGGTAACCGCGGTCCCGGGAGGGGCGGAGGCTTCGCCGTCTCAGACGGGCCTTCTCCTCATGTATCGGGACGGGGCGAATCGGGAATCGGAGGAAGTCCTCATCAAGTAA
- a CDS encoding alpha/beta hydrolase, with amino-acid sequence MLKRVLKITGATLLGLVILGLIGLHLIDFSHSPEEIDAAYAQAGYASVPFEVAIDGRVIRGTCAGDPEKPAIIFVHGSPGTWDNFLDLMTDPGLLAGAQLIAFDRPGFGESRTGGVEPSLSKQAALVAAVINRFSPNKPAILVGHSYGGPVIAQTAVDFPAKVAALVIIAGSLDPDLEEKFWFNHVAEWRLVNWAIPTDLVTSNREILALKQELTTLEPRLAEVGLPVVLVHGRKDALVPYANMDYMKRAFRNAQITLVTDPDWGHFIPWEHPKAVRDALLDLLEARE; translated from the coding sequence ATGCTCAAACGCGTTCTCAAGATCACCGGGGCCACCCTTCTCGGCTTGGTCATCCTCGGCCTGATCGGTCTGCACCTGATTGATTTCAGCCATTCGCCCGAAGAGATCGATGCAGCCTACGCCCAGGCCGGCTATGCTTCCGTTCCTTTCGAAGTGGCCATTGACGGCCGCGTGATCCGGGGCACATGCGCGGGAGATCCGGAAAAACCCGCCATCATCTTTGTCCATGGTTCTCCAGGGACCTGGGACAACTTCCTCGACTTGATGACCGATCCCGGACTGCTGGCCGGAGCACAGTTGATTGCCTTCGACCGACCCGGGTTCGGCGAATCCAGGACTGGAGGTGTCGAACCTTCGCTTTCCAAGCAGGCCGCCCTGGTTGCGGCCGTCATCAACCGGTTCTCGCCCAACAAACCCGCCATTCTGGTCGGTCATTCCTACGGCGGTCCGGTCATCGCGCAGACCGCCGTCGATTTCCCCGCCAAGGTCGCCGCCCTCGTCATCATCGCCGGCTCGCTCGATCCGGATCTCGAAGAGAAATTCTGGTTCAACCACGTGGCGGAGTGGCGCCTGGTCAACTGGGCAATCCCGACAGACCTCGTCACCTCCAACCGGGAAATCCTCGCCCTGAAACAGGAGTTGACCACACTCGAGCCCAGACTGGCAGAGGTCGGCCTACCCGTCGTCCTTGTGCACGGCCGGAAGGATGCACTGGTTCCGTATGCGAATATGGACTACATGAAGCGTGCCTTTCGAAACGCGCAGATCACCCTCGTGACCGACCCGGACTGGGGACATTTCATCCCATGGGAACACCCGAAGGCGGTTCGGGACGCCCTCCTGGATCTTCTTGAAGCGAGGGAGTAG
- a CDS encoding acetylxylan esterase, which translates to MLIRFFVSLLASIALLSPAAAQMPAAPTLVEGLPAPVELDRNQDHARLRVLLGVTSMRPGADPNNPDGPNAPNTDEARANPFPDLPAPLVTDEGEPVRTPARWWAVRRPEILEHFEREIYGRLPDQVPQVSWELLSSTEENKGGVAVLTRRLAGHVDNSGYPLLEVTIDLTLSTPIDAAGPVPVMLHFGWPAEILARFPPPPGPTWEEQVLAHGWAAATIVPTSYQADNGEGLTRGIIGLCNQGQPRPPDQWGALRAWAWGASRALDYFETDPTVDAKQAGIEGLSRYGKAAAVTMAFDPRFAIGFIGSSGKGGLVLHRRDFGERVENLAGTYAYHWMAGNYIRYAGPLTPGDLPVDSHELIALFAPRPAFLSVGSPEVEGQWIDQRGAFLAAVAAAPVYELLEKRGMGTDEYPGTGPALTTGELAWRQQRPYHVPN; encoded by the coding sequence ATGTTGATCCGCTTTTTCGTCTCTCTCCTTGCCTCGATTGCCCTGCTGTCGCCGGCGGCGGCCCAAATGCCGGCAGCGCCGACCCTCGTGGAGGGACTGCCGGCCCCGGTGGAGCTCGATCGCAACCAGGACCATGCACGCCTCCGTGTTCTCCTGGGGGTGACCTCGATGCGGCCCGGGGCCGATCCCAACAACCCCGACGGACCGAATGCGCCAAACACCGACGAGGCCAGGGCCAACCCTTTTCCCGATCTGCCCGCCCCCCTGGTCACCGACGAAGGCGAACCCGTGCGCACCCCTGCCCGATGGTGGGCAGTACGACGACCGGAAATACTGGAGCACTTCGAGCGGGAAATCTACGGCCGCCTCCCGGACCAGGTGCCTCAAGTCAGTTGGGAGCTTCTCTCCTCCACCGAAGAGAACAAGGGAGGCGTTGCGGTGCTCACCCGGCGGCTGGCCGGCCACGTCGACAATTCGGGGTATCCACTCCTTGAAGTCACGATCGACCTTACGCTCTCGACCCCGATTGATGCGGCCGGTCCGGTGCCCGTCATGCTGCATTTCGGCTGGCCGGCCGAAATCCTCGCCCGGTTCCCGCCGCCTCCCGGTCCGACCTGGGAAGAGCAGGTGCTGGCGCACGGCTGGGCCGCGGCGACGATCGTTCCGACCAGCTATCAGGCGGACAATGGGGAGGGTTTGACGCGGGGCATCATTGGTCTCTGCAACCAAGGCCAACCGCGCCCGCCCGACCAATGGGGGGCCTTGCGTGCCTGGGCCTGGGGCGCGAGCCGGGCACTTGACTACTTCGAGACGGACCCGACGGTCGATGCCAAACAGGCCGGCATCGAAGGACTCTCGCGCTACGGCAAGGCGGCGGCCGTGACCATGGCCTTCGATCCGCGTTTCGCCATCGGATTCATCGGCTCATCGGGCAAGGGCGGACTGGTGCTCCATCGCCGCGACTTCGGTGAGCGGGTGGAGAATCTCGCGGGAACCTACGCCTACCACTGGATGGCCGGCAACTACATCCGCTATGCCGGACCGCTGACGCCCGGAGACCTGCCCGTCGATTCCCACGAACTGATTGCCCTTTTCGCGCCCAGACCCGCGTTCCTGAGCGTAGGCTCTCCCGAGGTGGAGGGACAATGGATCGACCAGCGCGGCGCCTTCCTTGCCGCGGTTGCCGCCGCACCCGTGTATGAGTTGCTCGAGAAGCGCGGAATGGGCACCGATGAATACCCGGGCACCGGACCCGCCCTGACTACCGGCGAGTTGGCCTGGCGACAGCAGAGGCCATACCACGTGCCTAACTAG
- a CDS encoding acyltransferase, protein MSSEAARPRLTFIDNLRVFCIALVVLHHFSIVYGAPGDWYYVEGKPDNILAQLPLIVFVSTNQAFFMGLLFFVSTFFVSDSYNRKGPARFVWERLIRLGIPTLAFFFLIGPFTFYLARQLTQTDGQAPSLLHVLETGAGRGFGPMWFVEILIYFVLGYTVFRLLRARPLNHYEVPGPMPEPWKIGMFTLVLGLITWMVRIRMPVGWWAPHVQLQLAHFPQYIAMMILGVVVWQRGWLQSLTLKQGIGWLVFANAFILVAFPILFIAGGAPSGNLDPFMGGWHWQSLGYSVYEQVVGITLMLGLLGLFQGVFNAQGRLLRALSDSTYAVYIIHAIPVLLVSWLMRHWDFPLLAKFLVLSLPTLVVAFGMGWLIRKLPFASRVLSAVAQACPGVQHTLGDHNPA, encoded by the coding sequence ATGTCCTCTGAAGCCGCCAGACCCCGTCTGACCTTCATCGATAATCTGCGGGTGTTCTGCATCGCGCTCGTGGTGCTGCATCATTTCTCCATCGTCTACGGAGCACCGGGGGACTGGTATTACGTCGAGGGCAAACCGGACAACATTCTCGCCCAACTGCCACTCATCGTCTTCGTCTCCACCAACCAGGCCTTCTTCATGGGCCTGCTCTTCTTCGTATCCACATTCTTCGTATCAGATTCCTACAACCGCAAAGGCCCGGCCAGGTTTGTCTGGGAGCGGCTCATCCGCCTGGGAATCCCCACCCTTGCCTTCTTTTTCCTGATCGGGCCATTCACCTTCTACCTGGCGAGGCAGTTGACGCAGACCGACGGTCAAGCCCCCTCACTGCTCCACGTGCTGGAGACAGGGGCCGGCCGCGGATTCGGGCCGATGTGGTTTGTCGAGATCCTCATCTATTTCGTCCTCGGCTACACCGTGTTTCGATTGCTCCGAGCAAGGCCACTGAATCATTATGAGGTGCCCGGGCCCATGCCAGAACCGTGGAAGATCGGAATGTTTACGCTCGTCCTGGGCCTGATTACCTGGATGGTCCGGATCCGGATGCCCGTCGGTTGGTGGGCGCCCCACGTCCAGCTCCAGCTCGCGCACTTCCCGCAGTACATCGCCATGATGATACTGGGGGTTGTTGTCTGGCAACGCGGCTGGCTGCAGTCGCTGACTCTCAAGCAGGGCATCGGCTGGCTGGTCTTTGCCAACGCCTTTATTCTGGTGGCCTTCCCGATTCTCTTCATCGCCGGTGGGGCTCCGTCCGGAAATCTCGATCCATTCATGGGAGGTTGGCACTGGCAGAGCCTCGGATATTCGGTCTATGAGCAGGTCGTGGGCATCACCCTGATGCTCGGCCTTCTGGGACTGTTTCAAGGCGTTTTCAATGCTCAGGGACGACTGCTCCGCGCCCTCTCCGACAGCACCTATGCCGTTTACATCATCCACGCCATACCCGTGCTGCTCGTTTCCTGGTTGATGCGCCACTGGGACTTCCCCCTCCTGGCCAAATTCCTGGTGCTCTCCCTCCCAACCCTTGTTGTCGCCTTCGGCATGGGTTGGCTCATCCGCAAACTGCCCTTTGCCTCCCGGGTCCTTTCGGCGGTCGCGCAAGCCTGTCCCGGGGTGCAACACACGCTCGGGGACCACAACCCTGCATGA
- a CDS encoding serine hydrolase, translated as MKRLFLLPIVGLTLSWAQTTESLLPENLAPDSWKVLGPFPNLMLPEPGPGGISRAGFTTDFLEVLGGEARAVIRDDTKVVWDGVSRTVIPASLADNGQLDFNEIFPPPTDNQVAYAYTDIVLEAPTTWTLHFGSDDSGRVWANGNRVLDVWTSGREAQPSQEVIPVNLAEGTNRLLIKVENGPGGWQMFCQLYDDEGQRRENVLEWRRNASDLRIIPDNAEDFILWNPAFPELAFERPKLAKTIFRDTELKPTWYNVMGVEVERPDQPGRYYADITLECRDGLPFRTLVGVYRPGDTEWMGRYSVPPYDRPSLIGMGTNPWLTLSADELQAHRTEISRQVWASMGRYMTTTEDGAALFAWMEEREATPDRVSNEHEILQGSFVEDLRHRLALRMRLEKRTPVELRPVEILREPAPQLHSGTEAEAGIRIGTVEKLRAYARQWTRDDPSSGLRIIVARNRVIFMREAFPSAREPDIEIDSLFAPASIGKLVAGQVMARFFDQGIVTPDTPLGDVLPDFPTDGPRAITYRDCWTHLSGMTGHTTARGIFNPYLDNNLNVQAFSLTTPRLRRHYSGDGNNLAGMAMSLLAGKDMVTLLQENILDPLGEGLVTQTDLGYGAGYTADFLVRVGQMILNRGSYGPYRFYSPETFDAILPKRLIDYVPTLNDPELEWGIGMEWMLDPMEADPEDAYLGGNVIGHGSATASTLRIDLDHNLVVVIGRDDPGDYAATLRRNSEFIRILAGGLLDR; from the coding sequence ATGAAGAGACTGTTTCTGCTGCCGATCGTCGGCCTGACCCTTTCCTGGGCTCAAACGACCGAATCCCTCCTTCCCGAAAACCTCGCTCCGGATTCATGGAAGGTCCTCGGGCCGTTTCCCAACCTGATGTTGCCCGAGCCGGGACCTGGCGGCATTTCCCGCGCAGGCTTCACCACGGACTTCCTTGAGGTACTGGGCGGAGAAGCCCGGGCGGTCATCAGGGACGACACGAAGGTGGTCTGGGACGGTGTGTCCAGGACCGTGATCCCGGCGTCACTGGCAGACAATGGTCAACTGGATTTCAACGAGATTTTCCCGCCACCGACCGATAACCAGGTCGCCTACGCCTACACCGATATCGTCCTCGAAGCGCCCACGACCTGGACGCTGCATTTCGGCTCTGACGATTCAGGCCGGGTCTGGGCAAACGGCAACCGGGTCCTTGACGTCTGGACTTCCGGCAGAGAGGCGCAACCCTCCCAGGAAGTCATTCCGGTGAATCTCGCAGAGGGCACCAACCGTCTGCTGATCAAGGTGGAAAACGGACCGGGCGGCTGGCAGATGTTCTGCCAGCTCTACGACGACGAAGGGCAGCGCCGCGAGAACGTCCTGGAATGGCGGAGAAACGCGAGCGATCTGCGCATCATCCCGGACAATGCGGAGGACTTCATCCTCTGGAACCCCGCCTTTCCCGAGCTCGCCTTCGAGCGGCCGAAACTGGCGAAAACGATCTTCAGGGACACCGAGCTCAAACCGACCTGGTACAACGTCATGGGCGTTGAGGTTGAACGGCCCGATCAACCCGGCCGCTATTACGCCGACATCACCCTCGAGTGCCGCGACGGGCTGCCCTTCAGGACCCTGGTCGGCGTCTACCGACCCGGAGACACCGAATGGATGGGGCGCTATTCCGTACCTCCCTACGATCGTCCATCCCTGATCGGGATGGGGACCAACCCCTGGTTGACCTTATCCGCCGATGAACTGCAGGCCCACCGGACTGAGATCAGTCGGCAGGTCTGGGCGTCGATGGGCCGCTACATGACCACGACCGAGGATGGGGCCGCCCTTTTCGCCTGGATGGAGGAACGGGAAGCGACACCGGACAGAGTCTCCAACGAACACGAAATCCTCCAGGGCTCGTTTGTGGAGGATCTGCGGCACCGCCTCGCCCTGCGGATGCGGTTGGAGAAGCGAACCCCCGTTGAACTCAGACCGGTCGAAATCCTCAGGGAACCAGCTCCCCAGCTGCACTCGGGAACGGAGGCTGAAGCGGGAATCCGAATCGGAACCGTGGAGAAGTTGCGAGCCTATGCGCGCCAATGGACCCGCGACGATCCATCGTCGGGACTCCGCATCATCGTGGCTCGCAACAGGGTCATCTTCATGCGCGAGGCATTTCCTTCGGCCCGTGAGCCGGACATCGAGATCGATTCCCTCTTTGCCCCGGCATCCATCGGCAAGCTGGTGGCCGGTCAGGTCATGGCCCGGTTCTTCGACCAGGGAATCGTGACGCCGGACACGCCGTTGGGCGACGTCCTGCCGGATTTCCCGACCGACGGACCCCGAGCGATCACCTACCGCGACTGCTGGACCCACCTGAGCGGGATGACCGGTCACACCACGGCCCGAGGGATCTTCAACCCCTACCTCGACAACAACCTCAATGTGCAGGCGTTCTCCCTGACCACGCCCCGACTCCGCCGGCACTATTCCGGCGACGGCAACAACCTCGCCGGGATGGCGATGTCACTGCTTGCCGGCAAGGACATGGTCACCCTGCTCCAGGAGAACATCCTCGACCCCCTGGGTGAAGGACTGGTCACACAGACCGACCTCGGCTACGGCGCCGGATACACGGCGGACTTTCTCGTCCGGGTCGGTCAGATGATCCTCAATCGCGGCAGCTATGGGCCTTATCGCTTCTACTCGCCGGAGACCTTCGACGCGATCCTGCCAAAGCGCCTGATCGACTACGTCCCCACCCTCAATGACCCCGAGTTGGAATGGGGCATCGGCATGGAATGGATGCTGGATCCGATGGAGGCGGATCCGGAGGATGCCTACCTCGGCGGAAACGTCATCGGCCACGGTTCCGCCACCGCCTCGACCCTGCGGATCGATCTGGATCACAACCTCGTCGTGGTGATCGGTCGGGACGATCCGGGCGACTACGCCGCCACCCTCAGGCGAAACAGCGAGTTCATCCGCATCCTCGCCGGCGGACTGCTCGATCGGTAA